In Ignavibacteria bacterium, the following proteins share a genomic window:
- a CDS encoding PHP domain-containing protein, translated as MLKKFMADLHIHSCLSPCGELSMTPQKIINEAKKKQLDFIAVSDHNSAENISAILNVAEKNSLTVIPAMEICSIEEVHTLALFRNLDSVLEMQSIVYNNLKGKNNPDVFGIQVIGNENDEVEGFVDKLLIGATELSVDEIVNQVHSLDGLAIASHIDRESYSVISQLGFIPQNL; from the coding sequence ATGTTAAAAAAGTTTATGGCAGATTTACACATACATAGCTGTCTTTCTCCTTGCGGTGAGCTGAGCATGACTCCGCAAAAAATAATAAATGAAGCAAAGAAGAAACAGCTCGATTTCATAGCAGTCAGTGATCACAATTCTGCCGAAAATATTTCAGCGATTTTGAATGTAGCTGAGAAAAATAGTTTAACTGTAATTCCGGCAATGGAAATCTGCTCCATTGAAGAAGTTCACACTTTAGCATTATTTAGAAATTTAGATTCTGTTCTTGAAATGCAGTCGATTGTATATAATAATCTAAAAGGGAAAAATAATCCGGACGTTTTTGGAATTCAGGTGATTGGAAATGAAAATGACGAAGTCGAAGGATTTGTCGATAAACTCTTAATTGGAGCGACAGAGTTATCAGTGGATGAGATAGTTAATCAGGTTCATTCCCTTGATGGTTTGGCAATTGCTTCGCATATCGATCGGGAAAGTTACAGCGTTATAAGTCAGCTCGGGTTTATTCCACAAAACCTGGA